Proteins encoded within one genomic window of Setaria italica strain Yugu1 chromosome IV, Setaria_italica_v2.0, whole genome shotgun sequence:
- the LOC101778664 gene encoding uncharacterized protein LOC101778664 has protein sequence MPIIFSREHHWVHLPDPGYYPLVVCPTIDRVLLSKVLIDGGSDLNIIFTETLKRMDFNFEWLLPCEDSFYGIVPGDGSYLIRRVVLLITFGTPDNYRTEHLTFKVANFRTSYHAIFSRPMLARLMVIPNHTYLFFNMLAPNGVLSIYGDVGTSYNCDTEAMQPAETLSTRPTQP, from the coding sequence ATGCCCATAATCTTCTCCAGGGAACATCACTGGGTGCACCTCCCGGACCCCGGGTATTACCCGCTAGTGGTGTGCCCCACCATAGATAGAGTCCTCCTCTCCAAGGTGCTGATCGATGGTGGCAGCgacctcaacatcatcttcactgaGACCCTGaagcgcatggacttcaacttcgaGTGGCTTCTTCCCTGCGAAGACTCGTTCTATGGCATAGTACCCGGTGATGGATCCTATCTTATCAGGAGAGTCGTCCTGCTGATCACGTTCGGCACCCCTGACAACTACCGCACCGAGCACCTCACCTTCAAGGTTGCCAACTTTAGGacctcctaccatgccatcttcaGCAGGCCAATGCTGGCAAGGTTAATGGTGATTCCCAACCATACCTACCTCTTCTTCAATATGCTGGCTCCAAACGGTGTCCTCTCCATTTACGGTGATGTTGGAACGTCCTACAACTGCGACACGGAAGCCATGCAGCCCGCCGAGACCCTGAGTACTCGGCCAACGCAACCATGA
- the LOC106804262 gene encoding uncharacterized protein LOC106804262, with translation MYFDGALNLEGVGAGVLFISPKGEQLKNALKIHYKATNNGTEYKTLIHGLRLAASLGIKRTLVFGDSKVVVEQVNKSWECTKKTMDAYYAEVRKLEVHFDGLEFHHVPREHNIAADVLSKVGSKRTQVPVNMFIQDLRKPSIKILDPDQADDNAQTQADLAPTDILMIQVKED, from the coding sequence atgtacttcgacggtgcCCTCAACCTTGAAGGAGTTGGTgcgggggtcctcttcatatccccaaAAGGCGAGCAGCTTAAGAACGCCCTTAAAATCCACTACAAGGCTACCAACAACGGCACCGAGTACAAGACCCTCATACATGGGCTTCGTCTCGCTGCCTCGCTTGGCATTAAGCGCACTCTCGTGTTTGGTGACTCCAAGGTTGTCGTCGAGCAGGTCAACAAATCCtgggagtgcaccaagaaaaCGATGGACGCTTATTACGCCGAGGTTCGCAAACTCGAGGTTCACTTCGACGGTCTCGAGTTTCATCATGTCCCCAGGGAACACAACATCGCCGCCGACGTCCTATCCAAGGTCGGCTCAAAACGCACCCAAGTCCCGGTCAACATGTTCATCCAGGACTTGAGAAAACCCTCTATCAAGATATTGGACCCGGACCAAGCTGACGACAACGCCCAGACTCAGGCTGACCTAGCGCCCACCGATATCCTGATGATCCAGGTGAAGGAAGACTAG
- the LOC106804263 gene encoding uncharacterized protein LOC106804263 produces MVLQSLKSHIFDDASKYATKWLCKLPHIIGGLRTQKSRATGYTLFFLIYGSEAILPIDVAFGAPRIQYYEEEEVEKSRQVDIDSLEEYCVVDLIQYARHVQQIRCYHDRNI; encoded by the coding sequence ATGGTTCTCCAATCTCTCAAGTCTCACATCTTTGACGACGCATCTAAGTACGCCACCAAATGGCTCTGCAAGTTACCACACATCATTGGGGGCCTCCGTACCCAAAAGAGTCGGGCCACTGGCTACACCCTATTCTTCCTCATCTACGGCTCAGAGGCTATACTGCCAATAGATGTAGCCTTTGGTGCCCCGCGGATTCAATACtacgaggaagaggaagtagaAAAGAGTCGTCAGGTCGACATTGATAGCCTAGAAGAGTATTGTGTGGTGGACCTCATCCAATATGCGCGGCACGTGCAGCAGATTCGATGCTACCATGACAGGAACATCTAG
- the LOC101784318 gene encoding putative xyloglucan endotransglucosylase/hydrolase protein 1 produces the protein MGAKNCSPWRLFLLLVVVLLVAAAGSAAAEAAFDKNYEVQWGADGYHLVNRGTEANITMDQSSGAGFRSKSMYGSGFFHMRMKLPSGYTAGVVTTFYLISQPEDGSRDEVDFEFLGDKAGVPITLQTNVFVNGRGDREQRMHLWFDPAADFHDYKILWNPYQLVMFVDDTPIRVLRNLTATVPGYPFPAKQTMLIRASMWDGSGWATDGGRTKVDWSKGPFTAGYRGFDVSGCANGSATPCSSPDLWWNGGEYRNITAEQRAAYERVKKEYMYYDYCADNGRFNNSVPIECNYSLHLRS, from the exons ATGGGTGCCAAGAACTGTAGTCCTTGgcgtctcttcctcctcctcgtcgttgTCCTGCTGGTGGCAGCCGCTGGCTCGGCAGCAGCGGAGGCGGCGTTCGACAAGAACTATGAGGTGCAGTGGGGTGCAGATGGCTATCACCTCGTCAACAGGGGCACGGAGGCTAACATCACCATGGATCAGAGCTCTG GTGCAGGGTTCCGGTCCAAGTCCATGTACGGCTCAGGGTTCTTCCACATGAGGATGAAGCTGCCCTCCGGCTACACGGCCGGCGTCGTCACAACCTTCTAT CTTATTTCGCAGCCGGAAGATGGCAGCCGCGACGAGGTGGACTTCGAGTTCCTTGGCGACAAGGCCGGCGTGCCAATCACCCTCCAGACCAACGTCTTCGTCAACGGCCGCGGCGACAGGGAGCAGCGGATGCACCTCTGGTTCGACCCCGCCGCCGACTTCCATGactacaagatcctctggaatCCCTACCAGCTCGT GATGTTCGTGGACGACACGCCGATCCGGGTCCTGAGGAACCTGACGGCCACCGTGCCGGGGTACCCGTTCCCGGCGAAGCAGACGATGCTGATCCGCGCGAGCATGTGGGACGGCTCCGGCTGGGCGACGGACGGCGGGCGGACCAAGGTGGACTGGTCCAAGGGGCCCTTCACGGCCGGGTACCGGGGCTTCGACGTCAGCGGATGCGCCAACGGCAGCGCGACGCCGTGCAGCTCGCCGGACCTGTGGTGGAACGGCGGCGAGTACCGGAACATCACTGCGGAGCAGCGGGCGGCGTACGAGCGCGTGAAGAAGGAGTACATGTACTACGACTACTGCGCCGATAATGGCCGGTTCAACAACAGTGTGCCGATCGAGTGCAACTACAGTCTACACTTAAGAAGCTAG
- the LOC101784712 gene encoding NLR family CARD domain-containing protein 3 codes for MESSLLLSSPRPLRSFHPLLSPTARRRHASFRGKPPAPPPPLPPITRGSRRLGVAVPRAAREAFDDGVRSQDRPPGVGRGGARRRAYRETQGESAVPPAAAVAPYVVPAGAVLVLSFVIWKVVQNMLPGKKNDQDSGESAPSGIMWSFAAGSNLATSTRNAEKESRKNLNKFYKELRTLKTVNLAGRQFGDEGLFFLAESLAYNKSAEEVDFAGNGITAVGIEAFDGILQINTALKTLNLSGNDIGDEGAKCLSDILIENVGIQKLLLNSINIGDEGAKAISNMLKKNKSIRILQLSNNAIEYSGFVSIAEALLENNSIRSLYLNGNYGGPLGASSLARGVLGNKSLREIHLHGNGIGNEGIHELMSALSAHKGKITVVDIGNNNISPEGLRPVAEFIKRTKSLLWFSLYMNDIGDEGAEKIAEALKDNKTISTIDLGGNNIHSKGVSAIAETLKDNTVLTTLDLSYNPIGSDGVKALCDVLKFHGKIQTLKLGWCQIGVQGAEFISDCLKYNTTLSTLDLRANGLGDDGAICLARSFKIINESLTSLDLGFNEIRDDGAFALAQALKANEDLAVTSLNLGNNFFTKFGQIALSEARDHVYEMSEKEIDIYF; via the exons ATGgagtcctccctcctcctctcgtccCCGCGCCCCCTCAGGTCCTTCCACCCGCTCCTCTCCCCtaccgctcgccgtcgccacgcGTCGTTCCGCGGGAAgcctcccgcgccaccgccgcccctgccgccgatTACACGCGGGAGCCGCCGGCTGGGCGTGGCggtgccgcgcgccgcgcgcgaggCGTTCGACGACGGGGTCCGCAGCCAGGACAGGCCCCCCGGGGTCGGCCGCGGGGGCGCGCGCCGGAGGGCCTACCGCGAGACGCAGGGGGAGTCCGCCGTGCcccccgcggcggccgtcgcGCCCTACGTCGTCCCCGCCGGGGCGGTGCTCGTGCTGAGCTTTG TCATATGGAAGGTGGTTCAGAATATGCTTCCGGGGAAGAAAAATGACCAGGATTCTGGAGAATCTGCGCCTTCTGGGATCATGTGGTCCTTTGCTGCTGGTTCCAATTTGGCAACATCTACCCGCAATGCTGAAAAGGAGTCACGGAAAAATCTCAACAAGTTCTACAAAGAACTCCGGACTTTGAAAACTGTTAACTTGGCAG GCCGCCAGTTTGGGGATGAGGGTCTGTTTTTTCTAGCAGAAAGCTTAGCCTATAACAAG AGTGCAGAGGAGGTGGACTTTGCTGGCAATGGGATAACAGCTGTGGGGATAGAAGCCTTTGACGGAATTCTTCAGATAAATACCGCTTTGAAAACTCTCAATTTATCTGGAAATGACATTGGAGACGAAGGAGCTAAG TGTCTTTCAGATATATTGATTGAAAATGTGGGTATTCAGAAGCTCCTACTGAACAGTATTAATATTGGAGATGAG GGTGCCAAGGCAATATCAAATATGCTGAAAAAGAACAAATCAATACGTATCCTACAGCTCAGCAACAATGCAATTGAATACAGT GGTTTTGTGAGTATTGCGGAAGCCCTTCTAGAGAATAATTCTATAAGGAGCCTGTATCTCAA TGGCAACTATGGCGGTCCTCTTGGTGCATCCAGCCTAGCTCGAGGAGTTTTAGGGAACAAGTCTTTGAGG gaaattCACTTGCATGGAAATGGGATTGGGAATGAGGGAATACATGAGTTGATGTCAGCATTATCTGCTCACAAAG GGAAGATCACAGTTGTGGATATTGGTAACAACAACATTAGCCCGGAAGGTTTACGTCCTGTTGCTGAGTTCATCAAAAGGACGAAGTCTTTACTGTGGTTCAGTCTCTACATGAACGACATTGGCGACGAG GGAGCTGAAAAGATTGCAGAGGCTCTGAAAGATAACAAAACAATTTCTACCATAGATTTG GGCGGCAATAACATTCACTCCAAAGGGGTTAGTGCAATTGCGGAAACTTTGAAGGATAACACAGTGCTGACAACA TTGGATTTGAGCTACAATCCAATTGGATCAGATGGTGTAAAGGCTTTGTGTGATGTCCTCAAGTTCCATGGGAAGATCCAAACCCTTAAGCTTGGCTGGTGCCAG ATAGGTGTGCAAGGTGCAGAGTTTATTTCTGATTGTCTGAAGTacaacacaacattgtcaacATTGGATTTGCGGGCGAATGGGCTTGGAGATGAT GGTGCTATATGCTTGGCACGAAGTTTCAAGATAATCAATGAATCTTTGACGTCACTTGACCTGGGTTTTAATGAGATTAGA GATGACGGAGCGTTTGCATTGGCGCAAGCACTCAAGGCTAATGAAGATCTGGCAGTCACATCATTAAATCTTGGAAACAACTTCTTCACAAAATTTGGACAG ATCGCTCTCTCTGAGGCTCGTGATCATGTATATGAGATGAGCGAAAAGGAGATAGACATTTATTTTTAG
- the LOC101779481 gene encoding peroxidase 31 yields the protein MDTHRLHTSALFLLLLVIDAAMVTEAKLVPNYYRKTCPRAERIVTDVVSQKQLSHPTTAAGVLRVFFHDCFVSGCDASVLVSPTAFARSERDAAQSQSLPGDAFEAVARAKTALELACPGVVSCADVLAIAARDLVTMTGGPFYPLRLGRKDALASSSAAPDAELPLANSTVPRLVAMFAAKGFTVQELVALSGAHTLGFAHCAEFADRIFRRGNKGGGAAPAPHDPAMNPAYAKGLHDACRNYQRDPTIAVFNDVMTPGKFDNMYFVNLQRGLGLLSTDQELWTDPRTRPFVQRYAANQTAFFADFARAIVKLGVMGVKTGRDGEVRRRCDMFNGNPVPGG from the coding sequence ATGGACACTCACCGTTTGCACACATCggcgctcttcctcctcctcctcgtcatcgaCGCGGCGATGGTGACGGAGGCCAAGCTGGTGCCGAACTACTACAGAAAGACGTGCCCGCGCGCGGAGCGGATCGTGACGGACGTGGTCTCCCAGAAGCAGCTCTCGCACCCGACCACCGCGGCGGGTGTGCTCCGCGtcttcttccacgactgcttcgtcagcGGCTGCGACGCGTCCGTGCTGGTGTCCCCGACCGCGTTCGCCCGGTCCGAGCGCGACGCCGCGCAGAGCCAGTCGCTCCCGGGGGACGCCTTCGAGGCCGTGGCGCGCGCCAAGACGGCGCTCGAGCTCGCGTGCCCCGGCGTCGTGTCCTGCGCCGACGTGCTCGCCATCGCGGCCCGGGACCTCGTCACCATGACCGGGGGCCCCTTCTACCCGCTCCGCCTGGGACGCAAGGACGCGCTCGCCtcgtcctccgccgcgcccgacGCCGAGCTCCCGCTCGCCAACTCCACCGTGCCACGCCTCGTCGCCATGTTCGCCGCCAAGGGGTTCACGGTGCAGGAGCTCGTCgcgctctccggcgcgcacACGCTGGGGTTCGCGCACTGCGCCGAGTTCGCCGACCGCATCTTCCGCCGGGGCAACAAgggtggcggcgccgcgccggcgccgcacgaCCCGGCCATGAACCCGGCGTACGCCAAGGGGCTGCATGACGCGTGCAGGAACTACCAGCGGGACCCGACCATCGCGGTGTTCAACGACGTCATGACGCCGGGCAAGTTCGACAACATGTACTTCGTCAACCTCCAACGCGGCCTGGGCCTGCTCAGCACGGACCAGGAGCTCTGGACCGATCCCCGGACGCGGCCATTCGTGCAGCGCTACGCCGCCAACCAGACGGCCTTCTTCGCCGACTTCGCGCGCGCCATCGTGAAGCTCGGCGTCATGGGCGTCAAGACGGGGCGGGACGGGGAGGTGCGCCGGCGGTGCGACATGTTCAACGGAAACCCCGTCCCGGGGGGCTGA
- the LOC101785102 gene encoding chaperone protein dnaJ 16 → MAGSRFGSFKSEKGDSAASAAAAAGGAAQRRDPYEVLGVGRSATDQEIKSAFRRMALKYHPDKNGDDPVASDRFQEVTFSYNILSDPDKRRQYDTSGFEAIESDSQELELDLSSLNTVNTVFAALFSKLGVPIKTTVSATVLEEALNGSVMVSQLQLGSSVQRKVEKQTAHFYSVDITEKQAKMGLVCRVHSNDKSKFKLLYFELEENGGLSLALQEDSVKTGKVTAAGMYFLGFPVYRFEQNNLAAAAKDSDGAFFKRLDSFQPCDIHELKPGTHFFAVYGDNFFKSANYTIEVVCGESFPAEKEMLRSVEAKILTKRAELSKFESEYREVLAKFTEMTSKYTQEMQTIDQLLKERNEIHASYTNNPPLKRSSSRNKAKSPSKMPKNDAEKHHQKEKKVKDHCMEGYGSEDDNSSEKKPKERFPRKKWLNIPFKLDRRKSC, encoded by the exons ATGGCGGGGTCCAGGTTCGGGTCGTTCAAGTCGGAGAAGGGCGActcggccgcctccgcggcggctgccgcgggtggggcggcgcagaggagggaCCCGTACGAGGTGCTCGGGGTGGGCCGCAGCGCCACCGACCAGGAGATCAAGAGCGCCTTCCGACGCATGGCGCTCAA GTACCATCCGGACAAGAATGGCGATGACCCCGTCGCATCTGACAGGTTCCAAGAGGTCACATTCTCCTACAACATCCTGTCAGATCCCGATAAGAGGCGGCAGTACGATACATCAGGATTCGAG GCAATCGAATCTGATAGTCAGGAGTTGGAGCTGGACCTATCGAGTCTCAACACTGTAAACACCGTGTTTGCAGCTCTTTTTAG TAAGCTTGGCGTGCCAATTAAAACAACTGTTTCAGCAACCGTTTTGGAGGAGGCATTGAATGGCTCGGTTATGGTTTCTCAGCTCCAGCTAGGAAGCTCAGTGCAGAGAAAG GTGGAAAAGCAAACAGCCCATTTCTATTCTGTGGACATAACCGAGAAACAAGCGAAAATGGGGCTAGTTTGCCGCGTTCACTCAAACGATAAAAGCAAATTCAAG TTGCTTTATTTTGAACTTGAAGAAAATGGCGGGCTGAGTCTTGCACTGCAG GAAGACAGTGTGAAAACTGGAAAGGTTACTGCTGCAGGGATGTATTTCCTTGGCTTCCCTGTGTACCGTTTTGAACAAAATAACTTG GCAGCTGCTGCAAAGGATTCTGATGGTGCATTCTTTAAAAGATTGGATAGCTTTCAACCATGTGACATACATGAGCTGAAACCTGGAACCCACTTTTTTGCTGTCTATG GTGACAATTTCTTCAAGAGTGCAAATTATACTATAGAGGTAGTGTGTGGTGAATCGTTCCCTGCTGAAAAGGAGATGCTGAGAAGTGTAGAAGCAAAAATACTCACAAAACGAGCTGAGCTGTCCAAATTTGAGTCAGAGTATAGGGAG GTTTTGGCAAAGTTCACTGAAATGACTAGCAAATACACACAAGAAATGCAAACG ATCGACCAGCTTCTGAAGGAGAGGAATGAAATCCATGCTTCCTACACCAACAATCCACCTCTAAAACGGAGTTCTAGCAGGAATAAAGCAAAATCACCTTCAAAAATGCCCAAAAATGATGCAGAAAAGCATCatcagaaggaaaagaaagtgaAGGATCACTGTATGGAGGGATACGGTAGTGAAGATGATAATTCAAGCGAAAAGAAACCAAAAGAGCGGTTCCCAAGGAAGAAATGGTTGAACATTCCATTTAAACTTGACAGGAGAAAGTCATGCTGA